The genomic stretch CCGGTCGGTATGATGGAAGCCATAGCAGGGATCATAGCCAATAGGGGATGCGATGACGATAACGGCCAAACAGCAACAGGGCGGCCGCCCAGCCAACGATCGCAAACACGATGCACGTCATCCAGCTCGTCGCCGACGCGAACTCGCCCAGCAGCGGGTCGCGCACGACACTGAGGAGGTGGTAGAAGGGATTGAGCTCCAGCAACAACCTTGAAATGCCCTCGGGCAGCGTTCGCGTCATCCACATGACCGGGGTCAGGTACATGACGACCTGCAGGAGGTTCTGCATCACCTGCGTCATGTCGCGGTAGCGCGCGCACAGCACCGCCACGATCAGCATGATCCAGAGCAGATTGAGCGACAAAATGACAAAGCCGGGCAGCGCCAGGAAAACCTGCCAAGTCGGCATGCGCCCGACAGCCAGCAGGACCAACGGGTAGATGAGAATGTTGTGGCCGAAAATGATGGCGTTGCGGTAGAGCACGCGCAACACATGGGTGAACAGCGGCATGCGCACCTGCAGGATGATGCCCTCGGCTCCGACAAAGGCCGTACATCCCTCGTTGATCGACGACGCAATGAACCCCCAGAAGATCAGGCTGACGCAGATATAGGGCAGATATTCCTGCATCGGCGTGCGAAAGAGCGTGCCGAAGACGAGCCCGAGCGCACCGATCAGGACGCCCATGTTGATGGTCAGCCAGAACGCGCCGACCCGCGAGCGCCGATAGCGCTGGGCCACATCCTGCCAACTGAACGTCGTGGCAAGGTGGTGTTTCTTCAGCGAAGAACTTATGTCGGCGAAGGCCTCTTCGAGGACGCCTGTCTTGGTCGGCAGCATATGTCGAGATGTCCCGATCGCGTGTTCTGCCCAGGCCCGGCGGTGTGCGACGGCTTCGATACATGATTGCCGTGTGCGCTTCAAGTTCATGAATGTCGAAGTCAAACCGATTGGGCAATGCGCAATTCGCGACGAAATCACGACGTGGGCCCTCCAGCCAGATGCGTTGGGGTCCTCGTCACCATGGCTCGCATTACACCTGGCGTACAAGATCCGCGCGTGTCGCAGCCATGTTGCAATGGAGTTCAACTCTGCTATGCGGAAGGAAGTCTCGCGCCAGGCATGAAATGTCGGGATCAATGCGGAAACCTGATATCACCACTGAAGTGCCCGCTATCTGCACCGCACGCAGTTCATTGTACCCAGATCGTAAATGAAAATCGGAATCGACGCACGCAACCTTGTGCCTGGCCTCACGGGTATCGGAAGATATGTCGTCGAGATGACGCGGGCGCTCGTCGCAGCCGAGCATCGACCGATTCTCTATCTCCCCGAACCGCCGGCCAAGGGGCTTGGCGAACTCGTTGGGGCCGATATGCGTGTCGCGGCTTTCCCAGGCGCTGCCGCTCGCATGATCTGGTCGCAAACGGCGCTGCCGCTCGCCGCGGTCAACGACGCGGTCGATGTCTTTTGGGGACCGGCACACCGGCTTCCCTTCCGTCTGCCAGCGCCGATGCCGCGGGTGGTCACGATTCACGATCTGGTTTGGGCCCATGCGCCTGAAACCATGCGTTGGCAGACATGGGCGGCGGAGCGCGCCTTTGTGGGAGCCGCGGTGCGCCGGGCTGACGCTATTGTCGTGGACTCGAATTCAACGGAAGGCGCGCTCAGGAAGAGATACCCCGGCCTGGAAGCTCCAGTGACAACGATCTATCCCGGCCACACCCGCCTCTTGCCAGGCGACATCGCGGCCGCGCGCGCGCGTTTTGGAATTGACCGGCCCTATCTGCTGTTTGTGGGGACCCTTGAGCCCCGCAAGAATCTGGTTCGCCTTTTGCAGGCCTGGGCCGGCCTTGACCCAGTGGTCCGTTCCGGGCATCTGCTGGTTATCGCCGGTGGGCAGGGTTGGCACCTCGGCGATCTCCGGTCTCGCCTGGCGGATCTCGGCATTTCCGA from Mesorhizobium sp. 113-3-3 encodes the following:
- a CDS encoding glycosyltransferase family 4 protein; this encodes MKIGIDARNLVPGLTGIGRYVVEMTRALVAAEHRPILYLPEPPAKGLGELVGADMRVAAFPGAAARMIWSQTALPLAAVNDAVDVFWGPAHRLPFRLPAPMPRVVTIHDLVWAHAPETMRWQTWAAERAFVGAAVRRADAIVVDSNSTEGALRKRYPGLEAPVTTIYPGHTRLLPGDIAAARARFGIDRPYLLFVGTLEPRKNLVRLLQAWAGLDPVVRSGHLLVIAGGQGWHLGDLRSRLADLGISDQVRLTGYLDDTDLASLYAGARALTMPSLYEGFGLPILEANGFGVPVLTSNVSSMPEVAGEGAMLVDPLSVSDLAARLHQLLADDRDLARQAAIARANAARFDWHLSARRLVEVFDKAIAKRKSR
- a CDS encoding ABC transporter permease; its protein translation is MLPTKTGVLEEAFADISSSLKKHHLATTFSWQDVAQRYRRSRVGAFWLTINMGVLIGALGLVFGTLFRTPMQEYLPYICVSLIFWGFIASSINEGCTAFVGAEGIILQVRMPLFTHVLRVLYRNAIIFGHNILIYPLVLLAVGRMPTWQVFLALPGFVILSLNLLWIMLIVAVLCARYRDMTQVMQNLLQVVMYLTPVMWMTRTLPEGISRLLLELNPFYHLLSVVRDPLLGEFASATSWMTCIVFAIVGWAAALLLFGRYRHRIPYWL